CAAGCCCCCGGTACTCCTATCCTCTATCATATTCGGACTCCTAGAGTTGTTTTTGCCTCGGGGAGTCCGGTAGACTTCGACGGACTCGGAGTTACTTTCTTCGTGCTTACAGCAGTCAACTCCAGTCGAACCCTGTGAGGGTTCGCCGGTCATCGACTGGTTCCGATTACTGTTTGATTGCTTGGGGCGGGCAGGCCGCCATCGTAGGACGAGGCAGAATCACTCTGTTCTAGCCTGATTCCTCCTTCTACATAGGATGGTCTGCCACTTGAAAATACGGATCAGAAATCTCGAACTGGCCATCGAAACGTGGATTGTGTTTGTGTTGTCGGATTCATCCTGCGGCTAAAGCCGCAGGTATTCTCCTTGCTTTGTATAATTCAAAGCGGTACAGAATTTTGATGGGAGGGATTTGAACCCATTGTGAGACGTTCCTGCTCCGTCGCTTCGCTCAGTCCGCGGGCTGGCACTCACAGGGCTTTAAATCCCAGCTTCGACGACTATTCGCGCCGCTCACGAAGTTGTTCGCGGCGCAAAATTATGGACTCGCTGGGATTTGAACCCAGGGCCTCTTCCTTGCGAAGGAAGCGATCTACCACTGATCTACGAGCCCTCGACCGTTCCTAACCTCGGTTTCTATTTGTAGCTTGTGTTTCGAGGACGATTCGAGAGTCACCACCACTCGAGTCGCCCCACTCACTCGAGCCCGGATAGTAAAATCGTAATTAGTATAATTGTGATTTTATAATCACAATTATTATGGCCGTGGCCCGCGAGAGACCGGTATGAGTCAGCCACGGTTCGTCGACCGCGAGGACGAACTCGAGCTTCTGAAATCGCGGTTCGAGAGCGACACGGCCGAGTTGCTCGTCGTCTATGGCCGGCGACGCCTCGGGAAGAGCGCGCTCGTCCGAGAGGCGATCCGGGACCGCGACGACGCGATCTACTGGCAGGCGACCGAGGAAACGGCGGCTGCCCAACTCGAGAACTTCGTCGAGACGGCCAGCGAGACGGTCCCGATGCTCGAGGACATCAAGCGCGACTGGGAGGCCCTGGTCCGGGCGCTCGGACGACAGGACGCGGTCGTCGTCATCGACGAGTTTCCGTATCTGGTCGAATCCGACGACGCGCTGCCCTCGAAGATCCAGCGGGTCTGGGACCTCCACCTCGAGGAGACGGCCGCGACGCTCGTGCTCGTGGGGTCGTCGATCAGCGTCATGGAAGAGAAGGTCCTCAGCGGTGGTAGCCCGCTGTACGGCCGCCGGACGGGGACGATCGACCTCCCGCCGCTCGAGCTTCGGGACGCACGGCGGTTCTATCCGGAGGACGATCCCGATTCGATCGTTCGGACGTGGAGCGTGTTCGGTGGAACGCCGTACTATCTGCAGGCGCTCACCCCCGATGCGTCGCTGGCCGAAAACATCCAGTCCCACGTGCTCTCCGAACACGGTGTCCTTCACAACGAACCCGAGTTCCTGTTGCGAACGGAGTTCGGCATCCGAGAGCCCCAGACGTACTACACGATCCTCCGGGCGATCGCGACGGGGAAGCGAGAGTCGAACGAGATCGCGGACTTTGCCGGCGTCGACTCGAACGCACTCAGCTCGTACCTCTCGAAGCTGCGCCGACTCCGGTTGATCGAACGAGATATTCCGGTGACGGCCAATCCAAACGCGACCCGGAAGAGCCGGTATCGGCTGAACGAGCCGCTGTTCAACTTCTGGTTCCAGTACGTCTACGGACAGGAGGGGAAGATCGCCCAACTCGGCGACGACGCCTACGAACAGCTGGTCGAACCGAGCTTTTCGGAGTACATGGGGACGATGTTCGAGCGCGTCTGCCAGAACGCGCTCCCGTCGCTCGTTCCCAAAACCTATCAGGGGATCGGCTACTGGTGGCACGACCACCACGAACTCGACGTCGTGGGACTCGCGAGCGACGGGACCCTCGTCGCTGGCGAGTGTAAGTACACCACCAGGGAGATGACGAAGAACGATCTAACCGCGCTCGAGCGACGAACGGCTCAGGTGCGGTGGACGCCACCCGAGGGCACCGAGCTGACACACCGCTACTGTTGTTTCTGCCGGTCCGGATTCTCGGCCGAACTTCGAGCGGTCGCCGAGAATCGAGACGACATTTCGCTGTTCACCCCGGCGGATATCGTCACGAACTGACTTCGAGCCCGATCCGACAGCGTACAGAGCAGCCCACGATTCGTCGTATTCGACCAGCTACAGCCTCGAGCCGCGCCCACCCGACCCGCCGACGTGTAACACCCGAAGCCGCCCGGCCAACAGTCCGACGAGGAAGCCCGTGAAGTGTGCGAACAGGGCGATTCCGGGGCCGCCGGTCGCAAGCGTCACGGCGATCGCCAGGCCGACGAACACCAGCACGGCAAACCACTGCGGGACGTCGATGAACGATGCCAACCCGGCCGACAGTCGGTTCGAGGCGATCAGGTAGCCCAACAGGGCGAAGACGGCCCCGCTGGCGCCGAGGACCGGAGCCTGTTCGACCCAGCCGCCGACGAGGGGCATCCCTTCGAAGACCCCGCTGAGGACGATCTGTGAGATTCCGGCGATCACGCCCGTCACCAGGAAGAACGTGTGGAATCGAAGTCGGGTAGTCGCCCGCGCGACGGGCCACCCGAAGACGATCAGCGCGAGGCTGTTCGACACCAAGTGGCCGATCCCGCCGTGGGCGTAGACGCTCGTGACGATCGTCCACGGGTTGGTCGTCAACGGCGTCGCGAGGACGAACAGGCCGGCCATCACGCCGATCCCAATGATTGCCGTGAGCTGCTGGGCGGCGAAGACGACGACGAAGACGATCAGGAGTTCGACGATGGGACTGCTCGACCCCTCGGTCGATCGGTCGTCCCCACTGGCGTCGGACCCGAGGGAGGTAACTGACTGCGACCGCGAACGCCTCGACATAGGAGCCTCTCCGACGGCGACCGACAAAAGCCTCCGCACTGACTCGTAGAGTGTGAGAACGGCGGACCGACTCGAGTGTGGTACGTGGTGGTGAACGTAGACGGACTCTCAGTGTGGACTCGAGTGGATCGCTGGTGAGGGTTTAGACCGGCTGTCGATTACGACTCGAGTATCCTGCTCGTGCTGGCGGCGATGAGGGCCACACCCTCCCCAACCGATTCGTTCGTTCCCTACGGTCTCTCACTCATCCACTGGAAGACGCAAGCGTCTTCCAAGCTGCTGAAAAATCGAAGATTTTTCGCATCGCGAGACGGCAACGCCGTCTCGACTGACTTCGCTCGTGCTACTCGCGAAGACCTCACGCGACTTCGGACCGCGGTTCGTCATCGACTCACCGCGGCCCAGCACGCGCCACTGCACGTGGACTGACGGTATGTACTCAGTACGTGAATAACCACACAGCTATCGCTCCGACCCAGAATCAACGCGCAAAAACGGTGAAAACGCGAATCGACCGTTAGTCTTCGAGGACGATCTCGATCGAGACGTCGTTCGGCACCTGAATGCGCATGAGCTGGCGGAGTGCGCGTTCGTCGGCGTCCAGATCGATCAGGCGCTTGTGGACGCGCATCTCCCAGTGCTCCCACGTGGCAGTGCCCTCGCCGTCAGGCGACTTCCGGGTCGGCACCTCGAGGGTCTTCGTCGGCAGCGGGATCGGACCGCTCAGGTTGACGCCGGTATTGTTCGCGATCTCGCGGACATCGTCACAGATGTCGTCTAAGTCTTCTGGGCTCGTGCCCGCGAGTCGAACGCGTGCCTGCTGCATTTATTCTTTCTCGTGAACTTCGAGGACCTTTCCGGCCGCGATGGTCTGACCCATGTCGCGGATGGCGAAGCTCCCGAGTTCTGGGATCTCGCTCGATGGCTCGATGCTGAGTGGCTTTTGTGGTCGGATGGTGACCACAGCAGCGTCACCCGACTGGATGAAGTCGGGATTCTCCTCGGCGACCTCGCCGCTTGCTGGGTCCATCTTCTTGTCGATGGACTCGATCGTACAGGCGACCTGTGCGGTGTGGGCGTGGAAGACCGGCGTGTAGCCAGCCGTGATCACGGACGGGTGCTGCATGACGACGACCTGGGCCTGGAACGTCTCGGCGACGCTTGGCGGCTCGTCGGCCGGGCCACAGACGTCACCGCGGCGGATGTCGTCCTTACCGATGCCGCGGACGTTGAATCCGACGTTGTCACCGGGCTCGGCTTTTGGCACCTCTTCGTGGTGCATCTCGATCGTCTTCACTTCGCCGCCCACGTCGCTGGGCTGGAAGGAGACGTTGTCGCCGATGTTCATGATACCGGTTTCGATACGTCCGACTGGGACGGTACCGATGCCGGAGATCGTGTAAACGTCCTGGATCGGGAGTCGGAGCGGCGCGTCCGTCGGTGGCTCCGGTGCCGGCAGGTCGTTGAGTGCCTCGAGCAGGGTACGGCCGTCGTACCACGGCGTGTTGTCGGAGGCTTCGGCGATGTTGTCGCCTTCGAACGCCGAGATCGGGATGAACGAGGCGTCGTCGGTCTGGAACTGAACCTGCTTGAGCAGCTGGTTCACTTCGTCGACGACATCGTCGAAGGTATCCTCTTTGTAGTCGACGACGTCCATCTTGTTGATGCCGATGATGAGTTCGTCGATACCGAGGGTTCGGGCCAGGAAGACGTGCTCCTGGGTCTGGGGCGCGACACCGTCGTCAGCGGCGACGACGAGGACGGCGTTGTCCGCCTGGGATGCGCCCGTGATCATGTTCTTGACGAAGTCGCGGTGGCCAGGACAGTCGACGATGGTAAACTCGTACTCGTCAGTCGAGAACTCCTGGTGGGCGATGTCGATGGTGACACCGCGCTCTCGCTCTTCGGCGAGGTTGTCCATGACGTAGGCGAACTCGAATCCGCCTTTGCCCTTCTCTTCTGCTTCTTCGCGGTGCTGTTCGATGACGTGCTCTGGTACGCTGCCTGTCTCGTACAGGAGGCGTCCCACGAGCGTGCTCTTCCCGTGGTCAACGTGGCCGATGATGGCCAGGTTCTGGTGTTGTTCGCTCATTGTTGTAGCTCACGCGCAGAGGCGCTTATATCGGTCTCTTTTGCTCGTTGCGGTTAAAACCATTTCGAAAGCGTATTCTGCCGATCCCGACGCCTTCTTGCGGTTTGGCTAGCATTCACACGATGTGGGCGGTTCGATCGACGGGCCTGTCGACCGGTGAGAGTGTCCCTCCGACACGTACTATCGCCTGTGCACGAATGAATATTTCAAACTCACTGACGAACTGCACTGGATACGTGAGAACGAGAGCGAACGTGTTGACGAGAACGACGTGTCGACGGGGCGAACGCGTCCCGACGTTCAGCGGTGACCGCGAATCGACCGGCTACAGCGGCGGGAGCCGACCCACGTCGGAGAGGATCGCCGTCGCCGTCTCCGGACCGCCCGCCCCGCGTCCGCTCGAGTGAAGCGAGCCCGCGTTTCGCGTCTCGATCTGAACGATGTTTCGCGTGCCGGTGACGGCCAGTGGACCGTTCTCGGGGACGAGTCGCGGCCCGACGCGGACGCCGTCGCGAGTCGCTTCGCCGATGAGGCGGATCGTCCGGCCGTCCTCTGCGGCGAGGTCGAGTGCACTACCGGGAATCGACTGGATGCCCTCGACCGTTGCGTCCTCGAGCGAGAACCCGCCGTCGGCGAGTACGTTTGCGAGGATGACGAACTTGAGCGCGGCGTCGGTGCCGTCGACGTCGAACGTCGGATCGGCTTCGGCCACGCCGAGGTCCTGAGCTTCTGCGAGGACGTGCTCGTAGTCGAGTCCCTCCGCGGCCATCCGCGTGAGGATGAAGTTCGCGGTGCCGTTGAGCACCCCGCGAACCGCAGTTACGGCCTGCGGCGTCGAATCTTCGATCGTCGAGAGCACCGGAATCGCTCCGCCGACCGTGGCCTCGAACCGGATCGATCCCTCGCTGTCGGCCTCGAGCGTGCGGAGTTCTTCGTACCGTTCCGCGACGGGGCCCTTGTTCGCTAACACGACGTGGCGGTCGGCCTCGAGTGCGCGTTCGACGTGCGAGAAGCCGGGTTCGGCGTCGCCGAGTGTCGTCGGCGTCGCCTCGACGAGGACGTCGTAGTCGGTTTCGAAGACGTCGACGGGATCGCTCGAGCCCAGCGCGTCGCCGCCGACCTTTCGCTCGAGTGTGCCCTCGATGTCGATCCCATCGGGATCGACCGTGGCGGTCGTGGAGTCGGCGATCGCGACGACGTCGTGTCCGTATTCGCCCGCGAGATCGGCCACCGAGCGGCCGACGTCACCGGCGCCGAGGATTGCGAGTTTCATGCGGCGTCACCTCCGAGGAGGGGTTCGACGACAGTGAGGTCTTTGTCCGAGCCGATGGAGCGAATCGCCTCGAGCGCCGCGTCGGACCGGCCGGAGTCGATGGCCAGTCGGATACGAGCACTCGAGACGGCCTCCGTCCCGTTGGGTGCAGAAAGCGAGAGGTCCCGGACGACGGCGTTCGCTTCGTCTTCGATCCGTGAGAGCGTGTTCGACAGGTCGTGTTCGACGATGTTGCCGACCAGCACGACGTTGATTTCCTCGCCGTAGTGTTCCGCACCGGCCTGAATCACGTTGACGCCGGCGTCGCGCAGGGCGTCGACGATACCGTCGAATCGATCCGGCGGTGACTCGAGATCGACCTCGACCGGGATGTGCCCGCGCGGGGTCATGTTGCCGCGCTCGTGGTGGATACTCAGCAGATTCCCACCGTTGTCGGCGATCGGTGCGAGCGCGCGAAGCAACTCGCCGGGCTCGTCGACGAGTTCGAGGCGGACGGTGTAGGCGCGAACACCGCCGTCCGTCTCCGTGTTCTCTTCCGCGGCGGAATTGTCACTCACTGCCGTCACCTCCTGCTTTCGGGCGTCCACACGTCGTCATGGTATACGACTCCGTAATGGGCGCGTAAAAGGATATAGGAATTCCCAAAATGATCCGGCCCTGTTACCGACACGCACACCGAGTCAGGGCGAGACACCGGTCGAGCATCGACTCGCTCCGGACGACGGGACTCGAGTCGGTTCGGGACTTAGAGGTGATCCTTTCCAGGGTTCGAAGAGCCCCAGTCGCCGCGACCGCCCTCGGTGCGGTCAACCCCCATGATCGATTCGGCCTGATCGGGGCCGCCGAGGCTCTCGCGGGGGTCGGGGACGCGGACCGTAATATCGTCGATTTCGGGCCAGGTGAGCAGTTCGGCCTCGATGTTGCTCGACGTGATACCGCTGACCGAACAGCCCTCGCAGCCGCCGCCGAGTTCGATAATCACTTCGCCGGTCTCGGGGTCCGCTTCCCGGACGGCGCTCGTCCCGCCGTGCATCTGAATGATCGGCATCTCTCGGGTGAGCCAGGACTCGACGCGCTCTTTGAGCGACGGCTCGCCGTCCGCATCGGCGTCGGCTGCTGCGTCGGACGTAGTCATTACCCGAACTACGGGTTCGAACGGTGAATAAGGTTTTGACAGCTGCTACCATCCATCAGGATCAACCCTGAGGATTTCGGGCGATGGAGCGGTTACCGATCGGTGTCGTCGCGGCGACGGAGCCACTCGAGCGCGACGGCCCCGCCGGCGAGTCCGGCGAGACCGGCCGCGCCGGTGAATCCGGGGATCGAATCGAGCGGGTCGCCGGACGCGCTCGAGTCGGGATCTGGATCGGTCGAGAAGGTGTACAGCGCGCCCTCAGTCTCAGCGCCGGGAATGAGCGGCGTGCTGCTCGCGACGAACGTCTCGCCGGGGTCGGCGACGCGTGCGGTCCAGAAGCCGGCCGTGTCGGTGTCGCGCCAGTGGGCCAGTTCCTCGGGTTCGGCGGGATCGCTCACGTCGTGGATCTTGACGCCGCCCTGGTACCACGAGGAGTAGAGACGGTCGTCGCGCAGTTCGAAGTTGTGGGCCGTCGTCCACTCCTCGCCGTAGTAGGAGGCGTCGTCCGCGGGGGGCGCGTCGATCGAGGCAAGTTTCCCGGGCTCGGTCGGGTCACTCACGTCGTAGAGATCGATCCCACCGGGGCCGTCGGGTTCGTCACCGCCCGTCGCCCAGGCCTCCCGGCCGACCGCGAGGAGGTCGCCGGTGTCGTCGACCGCCGAGTAGTGGTCGTTGCCCGGCAACCCCATCTGTGCCTCGTTGTCGTCGAGCGCCAACGATTCCTCGAGATCGATGTCCATCACGCGCGAAACGTACTCAGGTTCGGTTGGATCGCTCACGTCGATCAGATAGGTTCCGGCGTTCCAGTGGGCGAGATAGGCGATCTCATCGTGGACGTAGACGTCGTGATTGTAGCGTGCGAGCCAGTAGACCTCCTGCCATTCGGGTTCGTGTTCGACGAGCGACCAGCGACCGATCTCCGCGACATCGTCGTCGCTCACGTCGAATATGACGAGCGGGTTCTCAGCCTCGCTGTTGGCGACCACGTAGAGCAGGTCGTCCGCGAGAAAGCAGTTGTGGATGTGGTAGCCGGTTTCGTAGGGGTCGCCGACGGCGACCGGATCGGCGGGGTCGCTCACGTCGTACAGTTCGAACCCGTGGAAGACATCGTCCGCCTGTTGGTTCGCCGGGCCGGCGACGACCAGTCGGTCGCCGTCGACTTTCACGTCGAGAATCTCCCGAAACGGCGCGTCGTCGACCTCGAGCGGGAATCGGTCCTCGAGCAGTTCGGGCTCGGATGGATCGCTGATATCGACGGTCGCGAAGCCGTCGGTGGTGGCGAGGTAGGCTGTCTCTCCGTCGTCGCCGACGACGGCTTCGGCGGCCCCGGTGACGTCGACGCGGCCGAGCGGTTCGTAGCTGTCTGGCGCGCTCTCGGCGGCGGCCGCCGTGGCTCGAGTCGTTGCTGTGACGACGGCCTCCGAAAGGGCCAGTGTCACTCCGGCGGCCCCACTCGTCCGGAGGAAGTCTCTCCGCTGCATACGATATCCTCGTACCGACCGTTCAAGAAACGCGTGGTCGGTTACCGGCCAGTGAGTGGGCGTCTGTCGATCGGAGAACAAGAGACGGCACGTCGGGCTCGCAAGCCGATACGGATCGTTAGACGCCGTGTCGGTCCCGACAGTCGTCACAGATCATCGAATTGAACCACTTTCGCTCGCCGCAGCCGTGACAGATCTGGTGCCACTCGAACTCGAGGTCGACGTCGACGGTCGCCGAATCCACCTCGGTTTCACACAGGGCAACCTCGACGGATCGCCTCGTAAACGTGACCGAATCCGGATTGACGAGGAGCAACGAAATCTCCTGGCACTCCTCCTCCCCCCGAAGGTCGTCCCCCGTAGCCATCGTGGGCGGTCAGATATTACCGTACACAATAAGCGTTCTCCCCAACAGTACAGTAAATACGGAATTAACAGGAATCGGTTACCTGTACAGCACCAACAGCTGCCCTGACGAGTCTATCAGTACGTCGTGTAGAGGGGTGTTATCGATTCCTGATCCGCAACTGAGGGAGGCGTCCGCCGAAACCGACGAGCGCGCGGGAGCCACGCGACTACAGCCGCTGGCGGTCGCCGGTCCCGCCGGTCAATGCACTCGCGAGCGCGCCCTCGACGACCACGTCGTCGCCCTGATCGGTGACGCGGATCTCTGGCACGTTCGTCATTACCGATTCTGCGACGTGTTCTCGGATCGGGTCGACGACCAGTTCTTCGTTGTGTAAGGCGACGGCGCCGCCGAAGGAGACAACGATCGGCGCGAACGCGTGGATGACGTTCGTCACACCCATTGCGTTCCAGTGGGCGAGTTGCTCGATCGCGTAGTCGGCGAGTTCGTCCTCGCCGGCCAGATCGAAGACGTCTTTCGCCGTGAAATCGGGCCCATCGAGCGGCAGATCGGTCTCGATCGTCGGGTCGTCTTCGGCGAGCAGTCGGGCATAGTCCGGGATCGCGTTGCCCGAACAGTAGGCCTCCCAGTGGCCGTCGCGACCGCAACCGCAGGTCAGGCGACCGCGCGGATCGACGACGTAGTGGCCCACCTCGCCTGCGTTGCCGTCCCAGCCGCTCACCACGTTCCCGTCACAACAGACGCCGGCACCGATCCCCGAAGAGATGGTGAT
Above is a window of Natronorubrum tibetense GA33 DNA encoding:
- a CDS encoding amino acid-binding protein, coding for MTAVSDNSAAEENTETDGGVRAYTVRLELVDEPGELLRALAPIADNGGNLLSIHHERGNMTPRGHIPVEVDLESPPDRFDGIVDALRDAGVNVIQAGAEHYGEEINVVLVGNIVEHDLSNTLSRIEDEANAVVRDLSLSAPNGTEAVSSARIRLAIDSGRSDAALEAIRSIGSDKDLTVVEPLLGGDAA
- the rpsJ gene encoding 30S ribosomal protein S10; the encoded protein is MQQARVRLAGTSPEDLDDICDDVREIANNTGVNLSGPIPLPTKTLEVPTRKSPDGEGTATWEHWEMRVHKRLIDLDADERALRQLMRIQVPNDVSIEIVLED
- a CDS encoding ROK family protein, with translation MDYYAGVDLGATNVRAVVAEQDGTTIGADRRATPRGPTGIDVTEGVLRTLRGACGDAGITPTEIVAAGIGSIGPFDLAEGTVIDPANLPDSIDRIPLTGPIEKLIDSDEVYLHNDTNAGVIGERFHADRNPDDMVYITISSGIGAGVCCDGNVVSGWDGNAGEVGHYVVDPRGRLTCGCGRDGHWEAYCSGNAIPDYARLLAEDDPTIETDLPLDGPDFTAKDVFDLAGEDELADYAIEQLAHWNAMGVTNVIHAFAPIVVSFGGAVALHNEELVVDPIREHVAESVMTNVPEIRVTDQGDDVVVEGALASALTGGTGDRQRL
- a CDS encoding ATP-binding protein: MSQPRFVDREDELELLKSRFESDTAELLVVYGRRRLGKSALVREAIRDRDDAIYWQATEETAAAQLENFVETASETVPMLEDIKRDWEALVRALGRQDAVVVIDEFPYLVESDDALPSKIQRVWDLHLEETAATLVLVGSSISVMEEKVLSGGSPLYGRRTGTIDLPPLELRDARRFYPEDDPDSIVRTWSVFGGTPYYLQALTPDASLAENIQSHVLSEHGVLHNEPEFLLRTEFGIREPQTYYTILRAIATGKRESNEIADFAGVDSNALSSYLSKLRRLRLIERDIPVTANPNATRKSRYRLNEPLFNFWFQYVYGQEGKIAQLGDDAYEQLVEPSFSEYMGTMFERVCQNALPSLVPKTYQGIGYWWHDHHELDVVGLASDGTLVAGECKYTTREMTKNDLTALERRTAQVRWTPPEGTELTHRYCCFCRSGFSAELRAVAENRDDISLFTPADIVTN
- a CDS encoding homoserine dehydrogenase, whose product is MKLAILGAGDVGRSVADLAGEYGHDVVAIADSTTATVDPDGIDIEGTLERKVGGDALGSSDPVDVFETDYDVLVEATPTTLGDAEPGFSHVERALEADRHVVLANKGPVAERYEELRTLEADSEGSIRFEATVGGAIPVLSTIEDSTPQAVTAVRGVLNGTANFILTRMAAEGLDYEHVLAEAQDLGVAEADPTFDVDGTDAALKFVILANVLADGGFSLEDATVEGIQSIPGSALDLAAEDGRTIRLIGEATRDGVRVGPRLVPENGPLAVTGTRNIVQIETRNAGSLHSSGRGAGGPETATAILSDVGRLPPL
- the tuf gene encoding translation elongation factor EF-1 subunit alpha: MSEQHQNLAIIGHVDHGKSTLVGRLLYETGSVPEHVIEQHREEAEEKGKGGFEFAYVMDNLAEERERGVTIDIAHQEFSTDEYEFTIVDCPGHRDFVKNMITGASQADNAVLVVAADDGVAPQTQEHVFLARTLGIDELIIGINKMDVVDYKEDTFDDVVDEVNQLLKQVQFQTDDASFIPISAFEGDNIAEASDNTPWYDGRTLLEALNDLPAPEPPTDAPLRLPIQDVYTISGIGTVPVGRIETGIMNIGDNVSFQPSDVGGEVKTIEMHHEEVPKAEPGDNVGFNVRGIGKDDIRRGDVCGPADEPPSVAETFQAQVVVMQHPSVITAGYTPVFHAHTAQVACTIESIDKKMDPASGEVAEENPDFIQSGDAAVVTIRPQKPLSIEPSSEIPELGSFAIRDMGQTIAAGKVLEVHEKE
- a CDS encoding rhomboid family intramembrane serine protease, giving the protein MSRRSRSQSVTSLGSDASGDDRSTEGSSSPIVELLIVFVVVFAAQQLTAIIGIGVMAGLFVLATPLTTNPWTIVTSVYAHGGIGHLVSNSLALIVFGWPVARATTRLRFHTFFLVTGVIAGISQIVLSGVFEGMPLVGGWVEQAPVLGASGAVFALLGYLIASNRLSAGLASFIDVPQWFAVLVFVGLAIAVTLATGGPGIALFAHFTGFLVGLLAGRLRVLHVGGSGGRGSRL
- a CDS encoding NifU family protein, which produces MTTSDAAADADADGEPSLKERVESWLTREMPIIQMHGGTSAVREADPETGEVIIELGGGCEGCSVSGITSSNIEAELLTWPEIDDITVRVPDPRESLGGPDQAESIMGVDRTEGGRGDWGSSNPGKDHL